A DNA window from Drosophila virilis strain 15010-1051.87 chromosome 4, Dvir_AGI_RSII-ME, whole genome shotgun sequence contains the following coding sequences:
- the Polr1D gene encoding DNA-directed RNA polymerases I and III subunit RPAC2, translating into MGALAELAGDEKNGDGSRTFVFINEGHTLGNALKTIIARYPEVDFCGYTIPHPTEQKLHFRIQSHRERAIDLLKRGLEDLEALCDHTIETFEKEMNGFNASALEVN; encoded by the exons ATGGGCGCATTGGCAGAG CTTGCAGGCGACGAAAAAAATGGAGACGGTTCCCGCACATTTGTTTTCATAAACGAGGGACACACGCTTGGAAATGcgttaaaaacaattatagCCCGCTACCCGGAGGTCGACTTTTGCGGTTATACGATACCACATCCCACAGAACAAAAGCTGCATTTCCGCATACAGTCGCACCGCGAGCGCGCCATTGACTTGCTAAAGCGGGGACTTGAGGACCTGGAGGCGCTGTGCGATCATACAATCGAAACGTTTGAGAAAGAGATGAATGGCTTTAATGCCTCAGCTTTAGAAGTTAACTAA
- the DCTN6-p27 gene encoding dynactin subunit 6 encodes MPTENNIKIFPKSVVCEESTLRGDITFSAGCVVHPSATVIAEAGPIIFGENCIVEEYATIAHRLSDGASWDANNILSIGSHNVFEVGCTVEAARIGDKNVFESKCFVGKGVTVSSGCVIGAGIRMHTAQVLPENTIVYGQQALQREAIEKQGSQTLQIDFLRKVLPNYHHLRKPNYDPKKARSVV; translated from the exons ATGCCCACGGAAAACAA TATCAAGATTTTCCCCAAGTCGGTGGTCTGCGAGGAGAGCACTCTACGTGGTGACATCACCTTTTCCGCTGGCTGCGTCGTGCATCCCAGCGCAACAGTCATTGCCGAGGCAGGACCCATTATATTTGGCGAAAACTGCATAGTGGAGGAGTATGCAACCATTGCACATCGACTATCGGACGGCGCCAGCTGGGATGCCAACAATATTCTGAGCATTGGAAGCCACAATGTCTTCGAAGTCGGCTGCACCGTGGAGGCAGCGCGAATTGGCGACAAAAATGTGTTTGAAAGTAAATGTTTTGTTGGCAAAGGAGTGACCGTGTCCAGCGGCTGTGTAATTGGAGCTGGCATTCGAATGCACACTGCCCAAGTGCTTCCTGAAAATACTATTGTGTATGGGCAGCAAGCCCTGCAGCGCGAGGCCATTGAGAAGCAGGGCTCGCAAACCCTGCAGATCGACTTCTTACGGAAGGTTTTGCCCAATTATCATCACCTGCGCAAGCCCAACTACGACCCAAAGAAGGCACGCAGCGTCGTATAG
- the AsnRS gene encoding asparagine--tRNA ligase, cytoplasmic isoform X2: MPSKQFSELTMSALFTSEKRGSDDSGDGSEAKPYKTILQAMRHAGKEPFPTIYVDSKDPNASEVYEPAAKSQLKKIQKLFVREGHKNADKEQREAVDAEKRQQNLEDARKVKISEDPSLPVAKRIRIVEGTEQRNTRVKIYGWVHRLRRQGKSLMFITLRDGTGFLQCVLNDLLCQTYEALMLSTESTVLLYGTLRLLPEGKTAPGGHELNVDYWELIGLAPPGGADAILNEEAHPDVQLDNRHIMIRGENTSKVLKMRSVVMQAFRGHYIERGYNEVTPPTLVQTQVEGGSTLFKMQYFGEEAYLTQSSQLYLETCLPALGDVFTIAQSYRAEQSRTRRHLAEYTHIEAECPFITFDDLLDRLEDLVCDVVDRVLKSPWGYLVKELNPDFKPPKKPFRRMPYADAIKWLKENNVPKEDGTFYEFGEDIPEAPERKMTDTINEPILLIKFPAEIKSFYMSRCKDDQRLTESVDVLLPNVGEIVGGSMRIYDSAELMKGYEREGIDPKPYYWYTDQRVYGTMPHGGYGLGLERFLCWLLNRYHIRDVCLYPRFLDRCKP; this comes from the exons ATGCCTTCAAAGCAATTTTCCGAGCTAACAATGA GTGCGCTTTTCACTTCGGAAAAGCGTGGAAGCGACGATTCGGGCGATGGCAGCGAGGCCAAGCCATATAAAACCATTTTGCAGGCGATGCGTCATGCCGGCAAGGAGCCCTTCCCCACTATCTATGTGGACAGCAAGGATCCGAACGCCAGCGAAGTCTACGAGCCGGCAGCCAAATCGCAGCTAAAGAAAATCCAAAAGCTATTCGTGCGCGAGGGCCACAAGAATGCGGATAAGGAGCAGCGCGAGGCCGTGGATGCTGAGAAGCGGCAACAGAATCTGGAAGACGCTCGCAAAGTGAAGATCAGCGAGGATCCCAGCTTGCCGGTGGCCAAGAGAATTCGCATTGTCGAGGGCACCGAGCAGCGCAACACTCGTGTCAAAATCTACGGCTGGGTACATCGTTTACGCCGACAGGGCAAATCCTTGATGTTTATTACCTTGCGCGATGGCACCGGATTCTTGCAGTGCGTGCTCAACGATCTGCTGTGCCAGACGTATGAGGCGCTGATGCTCAGCACTGAGAGCACTGTGCTGCTCTATGGCACGCTGCGGCTGCTTCCGGAGGGCAAAACAGCGCCAGGCGGACACGAGCTGAATGTTGATTATTGGGAACTGATCGGCTTGGCGCCGCCGGGCGGTGCTGATGCAATACTCAACGAGGAGGCGCATCCCGACGTGCAGCTGGACAACAGGCACATCATGATACGCGGCGAGAACACGTCCAAGGTGCTCAAGATGCGCTCCGTTGTGATGCAGGCATTCCGTGGCCATTACATTGAGCGCGGCTACAACGAGGTGACGCCTCCCACGCTAGTGCAGACCCAGGTCGAGGGCGGCTCCACGCTGTTCAAGATGCAGTACTTTGGCGAAGAGGCCTACCTCACACAGAGCTCCCAGCTGTATCTGGAGACATGCCTGCCGGCACTGGGCGATGTGTTTACCATTGCGCAAAGCTATCGGGCTGAGCAGAGCCGGACACGTCGCCATTTGGCGGAGTACACTCACATTGAGGCCGAGTGTCCGTTCATCACATTTGACGATTTGCTGGATCGCCTGGAGGACTTGGTCTGTGATGTGGTTGATCGCGTTTTGAAGTCGCCTTGGGGCTACCTCGTCAAGGAGCTCAATCCCGATTTTAAGCCACCAAAGAAGCCATTTAGGCGCATGCCATACGCGGACGCCATCAAATGGCTCAAGGAGAACAACGTGCCCAAGGAAGACGGCACGTTCTATGAATTCGGCGAGGATATTCCGGAGGCGCCCGAGCGCAAAATGACTGACACAATCAATGAGCCGATTCTGTTGATTAAATTTCCGGCCGAAATCAAATCGTTTTACATGTCGCGCTGCAAGGACGATCAGCGCCTTACCGAAAGCGTCGATGTCCTGCTGCCGAATGTGGGTGAAATTGTTGGCGGCTCCATGAGGATTTACGACAGCGCCGAGCTGATGAAGGGCTACGAGCGCGAGGGCATCGATCCCAAGCCCTACTACTGGTACACAGATCAGCGCGTCTACGGCACAATGCCGCACGGCGGCTACGGCCTGGGTCTGGAACGCTTCCTCTGCTGGCTGCTCAACCGCTATCACATCCGCGACGTCTGTCTCTATCCACGCTTCCTCGACAGATGCAAGCCTTAA
- the AsnRS gene encoding asparagine--tRNA ligase, cytoplasmic isoform X1: protein MRHLWPSTLPLFVCVEVTCRSALFTSEKRGSDDSGDGSEAKPYKTILQAMRHAGKEPFPTIYVDSKDPNASEVYEPAAKSQLKKIQKLFVREGHKNADKEQREAVDAEKRQQNLEDARKVKISEDPSLPVAKRIRIVEGTEQRNTRVKIYGWVHRLRRQGKSLMFITLRDGTGFLQCVLNDLLCQTYEALMLSTESTVLLYGTLRLLPEGKTAPGGHELNVDYWELIGLAPPGGADAILNEEAHPDVQLDNRHIMIRGENTSKVLKMRSVVMQAFRGHYIERGYNEVTPPTLVQTQVEGGSTLFKMQYFGEEAYLTQSSQLYLETCLPALGDVFTIAQSYRAEQSRTRRHLAEYTHIEAECPFITFDDLLDRLEDLVCDVVDRVLKSPWGYLVKELNPDFKPPKKPFRRMPYADAIKWLKENNVPKEDGTFYEFGEDIPEAPERKMTDTINEPILLIKFPAEIKSFYMSRCKDDQRLTESVDVLLPNVGEIVGGSMRIYDSAELMKGYEREGIDPKPYYWYTDQRVYGTMPHGGYGLGLERFLCWLLNRYHIRDVCLYPRFLDRCKP, encoded by the exons ATGCGGCATCTGTGGCCGTCCACGTTGCcattatttgtgtgtgtggaagtTACTTGTCGAA GTGCGCTTTTCACTTCGGAAAAGCGTGGAAGCGACGATTCGGGCGATGGCAGCGAGGCCAAGCCATATAAAACCATTTTGCAGGCGATGCGTCATGCCGGCAAGGAGCCCTTCCCCACTATCTATGTGGACAGCAAGGATCCGAACGCCAGCGAAGTCTACGAGCCGGCAGCCAAATCGCAGCTAAAGAAAATCCAAAAGCTATTCGTGCGCGAGGGCCACAAGAATGCGGATAAGGAGCAGCGCGAGGCCGTGGATGCTGAGAAGCGGCAACAGAATCTGGAAGACGCTCGCAAAGTGAAGATCAGCGAGGATCCCAGCTTGCCGGTGGCCAAGAGAATTCGCATTGTCGAGGGCACCGAGCAGCGCAACACTCGTGTCAAAATCTACGGCTGGGTACATCGTTTACGCCGACAGGGCAAATCCTTGATGTTTATTACCTTGCGCGATGGCACCGGATTCTTGCAGTGCGTGCTCAACGATCTGCTGTGCCAGACGTATGAGGCGCTGATGCTCAGCACTGAGAGCACTGTGCTGCTCTATGGCACGCTGCGGCTGCTTCCGGAGGGCAAAACAGCGCCAGGCGGACACGAGCTGAATGTTGATTATTGGGAACTGATCGGCTTGGCGCCGCCGGGCGGTGCTGATGCAATACTCAACGAGGAGGCGCATCCCGACGTGCAGCTGGACAACAGGCACATCATGATACGCGGCGAGAACACGTCCAAGGTGCTCAAGATGCGCTCCGTTGTGATGCAGGCATTCCGTGGCCATTACATTGAGCGCGGCTACAACGAGGTGACGCCTCCCACGCTAGTGCAGACCCAGGTCGAGGGCGGCTCCACGCTGTTCAAGATGCAGTACTTTGGCGAAGAGGCCTACCTCACACAGAGCTCCCAGCTGTATCTGGAGACATGCCTGCCGGCACTGGGCGATGTGTTTACCATTGCGCAAAGCTATCGGGCTGAGCAGAGCCGGACACGTCGCCATTTGGCGGAGTACACTCACATTGAGGCCGAGTGTCCGTTCATCACATTTGACGATTTGCTGGATCGCCTGGAGGACTTGGTCTGTGATGTGGTTGATCGCGTTTTGAAGTCGCCTTGGGGCTACCTCGTCAAGGAGCTCAATCCCGATTTTAAGCCACCAAAGAAGCCATTTAGGCGCATGCCATACGCGGACGCCATCAAATGGCTCAAGGAGAACAACGTGCCCAAGGAAGACGGCACGTTCTATGAATTCGGCGAGGATATTCCGGAGGCGCCCGAGCGCAAAATGACTGACACAATCAATGAGCCGATTCTGTTGATTAAATTTCCGGCCGAAATCAAATCGTTTTACATGTCGCGCTGCAAGGACGATCAGCGCCTTACCGAAAGCGTCGATGTCCTGCTGCCGAATGTGGGTGAAATTGTTGGCGGCTCCATGAGGATTTACGACAGCGCCGAGCTGATGAAGGGCTACGAGCGCGAGGGCATCGATCCCAAGCCCTACTACTGGTACACAGATCAGCGCGTCTACGGCACAATGCCGCACGGCGGCTACGGCCTGGGTCTGGAACGCTTCCTCTGCTGGCTGCTCAACCGCTATCACATCCGCGACGTCTGTCTCTATCCACGCTTCCTCGACAGATGCAAGCCTTAA
- the LOC6634255 gene encoding uncharacterized protein: protein MDLFAGSNSAEQVGSQSENDACGGVGTLTEEDLIHCATVWNRMSFEEKEKYRNINNCKKSNIETADPVSSMALCEEDDADDTILDPFCPEKPSCSRSLKPRCTTRRTKRNICQPRKRKRPFGVKRKKWVKPGPVTNNPYLNFIRTVRRRYCGLMPKQLVILAAYEWRCLSDSKKLRYRRLASLVRASQRQQQRCACNLT, encoded by the exons ATGGATCTATTTGCAGGGTCTAACAGTGCGGAACAAGTTGGCTCCCAGTCGGAGAATGACGCTTGTGGCGGCGTTGGCACTTTGACGGAGGAGGACTTGATACATTGTGCGACAGTTTGGAACAGAATGAGTTTTGAGGAAAAGGAAAAGTATCGCAATATAAACAATTGCAAGAAATCAAACATAGAGACCGCCGATCCAGTCAGTTCTATGGCGCTTTGCGAGGAGGATGATGCCGACGATACAATTTTAGATCCATTCTGTCCTGAGAAGCCGTCCTGCTCGAGAAGCCTGAAGCCAAGGTGCACGACACGCAGGACCAAGCGTAACATATGCCAGCCCCGCAAACGAAAGAGGCCCTTCGGTGTCAAACGCAAAAAGTGGGTGAAACCGGGTCCAGTCACGAACAACCCATACTTGAACTTCATTCGCACCGTTCGACGCAGATACTGCGGCCTGATGCCCAAGCAGCTAGTCATTCTGGCTGCCTATGAATGGCGGTGTCTGAGTGATAGCAAGAAACTGCGGTATCGTCGTCTG GCTTCCCTGGTCAGGGCCagtcagcggcagcaacagcgatgTGCCTGCAATCTGACGTGA
- the l(2)37Cd gene encoding general transcription factor 3C polypeptide 5, with amino-acid sequence MSRQLSFCPQQEYELIEYPGRVVNTDRMLSTLGGIVNISKVLGDEKKRLELRFHPDNPYNKPTFGDCTDKSGVLLSVTVRRHKRDKSRPPQHFVRVLGHCSRSFSFESLCDFQYLPLWHMPKSDDSCAASELMYALDQVQPRDVTDLDYFKRPQAQLLCLPELFARVDIVHGGHYRIDGTGDGQHEVLGVSAKSTYDNHDVVSFNMQDTFPTQPDAQILKRLKVKYVSDEQFARVKKLFDDIPIWTRIALLYESGVTNEKLKCIIPSLAFYFSNGPWRTLYVRYGYDPRKDFKSRHYQTFDFRLRFGSGVSEFVYSRKSAKQKRSSTAASEEMKSELVQNIDYPYFDEHKLPRSRQCMLRYCDVRLPKIQEMLEKIPTPLTGAVCNERTGWLPPSFDAQVRQIVCATISDLLRNHYRKEHLTAEVEAVPQTEGEAEAEEEEYYIEDEETQEEDMDLDETPANENLVDKNIEQLLNNITS; translated from the exons ATGTCGCGCCAATTAAGCTTTTGTCCTCAGCAGGAATATGAGCTCATTGAATATCCTGGCCGAGTGGTCAACACAGACCGCATGCTGTCTACTCTGGGCGGCATTGTCAACATATCAAAG GTTCTGGGTGATGAGAAGAAACGCTTGGAGCTGCGTTTTCATCCGGATAATCCATACAACAAGCCCACCTTTGGTGACTGCACGGACAAATCAGGTGTTCTGCTGTCGGTAACCGTGCGGCGACATAAACGCGACAAGTCGCGCCCGCCGCAGCACTTTGTCCGGGTGCTGGGCCATTGCAGCCGCAGCTTCTCATTTGAAT CGCTTTGTGATTTTCAGTATCTGCCGCTTTGGCATATGCCCAAAAGTGATGATTCCTGCGCCGCATCAGAGCTGATGTATGCATTGGATCAAGTGCAGCCACGCGATGTGACCGACTTGGACTATTTCAA ACGCCCACAGGCGCAATTGCTTTGCCTGCCGGAGCTGTTCGCACGCGTGGACATTGTGCACGGAGGACACTATCGAATCGATGGAACTGGAGATGGTCAGCATGAGGTGCTGGGCGTATCGGCCAAGTCCACCTATGACAATCACGATGTCGTCTCGTTCAACATGCAGGACACATTTCCCACCCAGCCAGATGCGCAAATACTCAAGCGCCTCAAGGTGAAATACGTCTCGGACGAGCAATTCGCCCGGGTCAAGAAGCTGTTCGATGATATTCCCATCTGGACACGCATTGCGCTGCTGTACGAATCGGGCGTAACCAATGAGAAGCTTAAATGCATCATACCATCACTGGCCTTTTACTTCAGCAATGGGCCCTGGCGAACATTGTACGTGCGCTATGGCTACGATCCTCGCAAGGACTTCAAAAGTCGACACTATCAAACATTTGACTTTCGCTTGCGGTTCGGCTCGGGCGTGTCCGAGTTTGTCTACTCACGGAAGTCTGCCAAACAGAAGAGATCATCCACGGCCGCCAGCGAGGAGATGAAAAGTGAATTGGTGCAAAACATCGATTATCCCTATTTTGATGAACACAAGTTGCCACGTTCCAGGCAGTGCATGCTGCGCTATTGCGATGTGCGCCTGCCAAAGATACAGGAAATGCTCGAAAAAATTCCCACTCCACTGACTGGCGCTGTTTGCAACGAACGCACCGGCTGGTTGCCACCCAGCTTTGATGCACAGGTGCGTCAAATTGTATGCGCCACCATTAGCGATCTGCTGCGTAACCATTATCGCAAAGAACATCTGACCGCCGAGGTGGAGGCTGTGCCCCAGACCGAGGGTGAAGCCGAAGCAGAGGAGGAGGAATACTACATCGAAGACGAGGAGACTCAAGAGGAGGACATGGACCTGGATGAAACGCCGGCCAACGAAAACCTCGTCGATAAAAACATTGAACAGTTGCTCAACAATATCACAAGCTGA